In a single window of the Pseudodesulfovibrio profundus genome:
- a CDS encoding BON domain-containing protein, with protein sequence MSVMRTVPYQIIIIMLLGLLTGGCALYPAVQVAGGAMTGYDAAIIADDYLPRSSVIGGELHAKTDVTLERRLRERLDLNGIKDLKVHVIDCRAYLVGEVADRATADYAIQTAATVQGVKTIRCKFFPKSAFRKNTSDDKRLSQELATMYKRSKALQREDLRVEVVQRNAILIGLTDTGIERARAVAMAHEVGELASITDYIEVRREMPLAQAETAPAK encoded by the coding sequence ATGAGCGTTATGCGTACTGTGCCGTATCAAATTATCATCATTATGCTGCTCGGTCTTTTGACCGGTGGATGCGCCTTGTACCCTGCCGTTCAGGTGGCAGGGGGCGCCATGACGGGATACGACGCAGCTATCATCGCTGATGACTATCTGCCGCGCAGTTCGGTGATCGGTGGGGAACTGCACGCCAAAACCGATGTGACTCTGGAACGTCGACTCCGCGAGCGCCTAGACCTCAACGGCATCAAGGACTTGAAGGTGCATGTCATCGATTGTCGCGCCTATCTGGTAGGAGAAGTGGCCGATCGCGCCACAGCCGATTATGCCATCCAGACCGCAGCCACGGTCCAGGGGGTCAAAACCATCCGCTGCAAATTCTTCCCCAAATCCGCATTCCGCAAAAACACATCCGACGATAAACGCCTCTCGCAGGAGCTGGCGACCATGTACAAGCGCTCAAAGGCTCTCCAACGGGAAGACCTGCGTGTTGAAGTGGTACAGCGCAACGCCATCCTGATCGGATTGACCGACACGGGCATCGAGCGGGCGCGGGCCGTAGCCATGGCCCACGAGGTCGGCGAGTTGGCATCCATCACGGATTACATAGAAGTACGCCGCGAAATGCCGCTGGCACAGGCAGAGACTGCACCCGCCAAGTAA
- a CDS encoding ArnT family glycosyltransferase, whose amino-acid sequence MSKIATHIWNTLEDHPWLTMIVGVFAQTWFTISNRALWFSDEVRYANAYQNLVLNGKWMVLSLNGQPYPDKPPIYFWFLWLIDTLTPANMPTVFFVGAALSGLFLLMASYYLARVLGFNKSVSLGGVLILLSTFFLAGLFHYSRMDLLFTAFIILSHVCLFQAFKQNDQGRWPLYAFLLAGVATLIKGPLGFIFPLLTSAVYLLWKGEIRRLFTIKMAQGFGAMLLLLAAWIAGVVIAEGPDFLMDTVLGKHVIQRATKTFHHREPFYYYFIAFPLAWLPWTLFAFTAPVRRAFSLERLGELWASRRQVGPRAFLWIMFGATFVFLSSLSGKVLIYILPMFPALAFLTADAMERMKPEHARSFWTSVAGLWIVLGAGLIVSGGLLPFEVPVRGMGIAATLLLAGGGAIYAVRESGSRTAILVSTLAVTLWLYPVGLMVAPSLDNAMSPKQHALKVGALADEGFKPMAYKIYSGIFTYYAGHDIAETNDWDELRSMLDTPSPVALTIREKDWKKWENRPENLRIIHRQNISGMVYLLAIRE is encoded by the coding sequence ATGAGCAAGATAGCAACACATATTTGGAATACCCTTGAGGACCACCCCTGGCTGACCATGATCGTGGGAGTTTTCGCCCAGACATGGTTCACCATCAGCAACCGTGCCCTGTGGTTTTCCGACGAAGTTCGATACGCCAATGCCTATCAAAACCTCGTCCTGAACGGGAAATGGATGGTTCTTTCGCTCAATGGGCAACCCTACCCGGATAAACCGCCCATCTATTTCTGGTTCCTCTGGCTCATCGACACATTGACCCCGGCGAACATGCCCACGGTCTTTTTTGTGGGCGCGGCACTGTCCGGCCTGTTCCTGCTCATGGCGAGCTACTATCTGGCTCGGGTCCTCGGCTTCAACAAAAGTGTCTCCCTTGGCGGCGTCCTCATCCTGCTCTCCACCTTCTTCCTGGCGGGCCTTTTCCATTATTCCCGCATGGACCTGCTGTTTACGGCCTTCATCATACTCAGCCACGTCTGTCTCTTTCAGGCATTCAAGCAGAATGATCAGGGCAGGTGGCCCCTGTATGCCTTCCTGCTGGCCGGTGTCGCCACGCTGATCAAAGGCCCACTGGGTTTCATCTTCCCATTGCTGACCAGTGCCGTCTACCTGTTGTGGAAAGGCGAAATTCGTCGGCTGTTCACCATAAAGATGGCGCAGGGCTTCGGGGCCATGCTGCTGTTACTGGCCGCCTGGATTGCCGGTGTGGTCATTGCCGAAGGCCCTGATTTCCTGATGGATACGGTCCTCGGCAAGCACGTTATCCAGCGCGCCACCAAGACGTTCCACCACCGGGAACCGTTCTATTACTACTTCATAGCCTTCCCGCTGGCATGGCTCCCGTGGACGCTGTTCGCCTTCACTGCACCGGTACGACGCGCCTTCTCTCTTGAGCGACTGGGCGAGTTGTGGGCGTCCCGACGTCAGGTCGGTCCACGCGCCTTTCTCTGGATCATGTTCGGCGCAACCTTTGTTTTTCTTTCGAGCCTGAGCGGCAAGGTCCTGATCTACATCCTGCCCATGTTTCCGGCACTGGCATTTCTGACTGCTGATGCCATGGAGCGGATGAAGCCTGAACACGCCCGTTCATTCTGGACCTCGGTGGCAGGGCTCTGGATTGTGCTCGGTGCAGGACTGATTGTCAGCGGCGGTCTGCTGCCCTTTGAGGTGCCTGTACGCGGCATGGGTATTGCCGCCACTCTCCTGCTGGCCGGTGGTGGCGCCATCTATGCCGTACGCGAGTCCGGCTCCCGCACGGCCATACTGGTCTCGACACTGGCTGTCACGCTGTGGCTGTATCCGGTCGGACTGATGGTCGCTCCGTCACTGGACAATGCCATGAGCCCCAAACAGCACGCCCTGAAAGTCGGCGCCCTCGCCGATGAAGGGTTCAAACCCATGGCGTACAAGATTTACTCCGGCATCTTCACCTACTACGCAGGTCACGACATTGCCGAAACCAATGATTGGGATGAACTGCGGTCCATGCTCGACACCCCGTCCCCGGTGGCGCTGACCATCCGTGAAAAGGATTGGAAGAAGTGGGAGAACCGTCCTGAGAATCTACGGATAATCCACCGACAGAACATCTCCGGCATGGTCTACCTTCTCGCCATTCGCGAATAG
- a CDS encoding phosphatase PAP2 family protein: MRIAWLKHWALFSAPLLIILLAIWLGFNSEAEVAAFFKQHRAANPDIKLICKLLTDWSNPVFYVLYGGLLIHALRTNNIERKRYILILLGVQLIVAAASVHFLKQTIGRPRPGRGVFFNPLTTSGGYHALPSGHTTEIVGWSLPLALRKARPWLTALLALFVGAVGFTRIYLGWHHPTDVFFGWLLGSFGGFATVIIAETSLFRKTKKR; the protein is encoded by the coding sequence ATGCGTATCGCCTGGCTGAAACATTGGGCCCTTTTTTCCGCCCCGCTTCTGATCATCCTGCTGGCCATCTGGCTTGGCTTCAACAGTGAAGCCGAGGTTGCCGCTTTTTTCAAGCAGCACCGTGCCGCCAACCCGGATATCAAGCTCATCTGCAAACTGCTGACAGACTGGTCCAACCCGGTCTTCTATGTTCTGTATGGCGGACTGCTGATCCACGCACTGCGCACCAATAACATCGAACGTAAGCGATACATTCTCATATTACTTGGCGTGCAGCTCATCGTGGCTGCGGCCAGCGTGCATTTTCTGAAGCAGACCATCGGGCGCCCCAGACCGGGACGCGGTGTTTTCTTCAATCCCCTGACAACGAGCGGCGGCTACCACGCCCTGCCCTCGGGCCATACCACGGAAATCGTGGGATGGTCCCTGCCGCTGGCGCTCCGCAAAGCGCGCCCGTGGTTGACGGCGCTGCTGGCTCTGTTTGTCGGCGCTGTCGGTTTCACCCGCATTTATCTGGGATGGCACCACCCCACAGACGTTTTCTTCGGATGGCTGCTGGGCAGCTTCGGCGGTTTCGCCACCGTCATCATCGCGGAAACATCCCTGTTTCGTAAGACAAAAAAACGATAA
- a CDS encoding PH domain-containing protein — MGLLDKVFGNAAEVDVAEIQTEFAPILASGENVVMAYKVIRDLFVFTNKRLVLVDKQGMTGKKVDYHSLPYKSITHFAVETSGHFDMDAELKLWVSGQKEPLVKELKKGTDVVGVQRTLAEFVLK, encoded by the coding sequence ATGGGACTTCTCGACAAGGTTTTCGGTAATGCGGCAGAGGTTGATGTAGCAGAAATTCAGACGGAATTCGCCCCGATTCTGGCCAGTGGAGAAAATGTGGTCATGGCGTACAAGGTCATCCGCGACCTGTTTGTCTTCACCAACAAGCGCCTTGTTTTGGTAGACAAGCAGGGCATGACCGGGAAAAAGGTCGACTACCACTCACTTCCCTACAAATCCATCACCCACTTCGCCGTGGAGACTAGCGGCCACTTTGACATGGACGCCGAACTGAAGCTGTGGGTTTCCGGCCAGAAGGAGCCTTTGGTCAAGGAACTGAAAAAAGGCACGGATGTCGTTGGTGTGCAGCGCACCCTGGCAGAGTTCGTACTGAAATAG
- a CDS encoding TIGR04282 family arsenosugar biosynthesis glycosyltransferase: MKDCILFFAKYPMPGEVKTRLAEGSFPELAAEFYATFVEDKLEELLAECSSDIIVCFAPEKAGGAMRDWLGSELRYIGQKGTDLGRRMENAFREAFFMGYERVVLVGSDIPALSASILQEALDSLTPEQPCIGPADDGGYYCIGFHKLGFIPDVFKNMEWSTDLVLQQTVSILEDKGMQYHELPPLADTDTIEDVETMVALGTSGPLKPRSLALARKLVGA; this comes from the coding sequence ATGAAAGACTGTATTCTTTTCTTCGCGAAATACCCCATGCCCGGCGAGGTCAAAACCCGTCTTGCCGAAGGGTCGTTCCCGGAACTCGCAGCCGAATTTTATGCCACGTTTGTGGAAGACAAGCTCGAAGAGCTGCTCGCGGAATGTTCATCCGATATCATCGTCTGCTTCGCCCCGGAAAAAGCCGGGGGAGCCATGCGCGACTGGCTCGGCTCCGAGCTGCGTTACATCGGCCAGAAAGGGACCGACCTCGGCCGCCGGATGGAGAACGCCTTTCGGGAAGCATTTTTCATGGGATACGAGCGCGTGGTACTTGTTGGCAGCGACATTCCCGCCCTCAGCGCCTCCATCCTGCAGGAAGCACTGGATTCGCTCACGCCGGAGCAGCCGTGCATCGGCCCGGCAGATGACGGCGGATACTACTGTATCGGATTCCACAAACTGGGATTCATCCCCGATGTCTTCAAGAATATGGAATGGAGTACGGACTTGGTGTTGCAACAGACGGTGAGCATTCTGGAAGACAAAGGGATGCAGTATCACGAACTGCCGCCTCTGGCAGATACAGACACCATCGAGGACGTGGAAACCATGGTCGCTCTCGGCACGAGCGGACCGCTCAAACCCCGATCCCTCGCCCTGGCTCGAAAGCTGGTGGGCGCGTAA
- a CDS encoding TIGR04283 family arsenosugar biosynthesis glycosyltransferase, with protein MDRNTTSHPLISVIIPVYNEEIIINETIAAVRRLNENIEIVVADGGLGHTTLAAIKDSQTIKVESPPGRGRQMNAGAAVASGDILLFLHADTVLPDRAFPAITETIDRGIEAGAFRLSIDSSRLSLAVISWFANLRSSWERVPYGDQAQFILADRFRAMGGFADIPIMEDVELFKRIRMEGLPITILQDTVKTSPRRWEREGPLRRTLTNWWLRIQYAFGVSPSRLANHYRPHKDDTE; from the coding sequence ATGGACCGGAACACAACCTCTCACCCCCTAATTTCCGTCATTATACCCGTATATAATGAGGAAATAATCATTAATGAGACCATCGCGGCAGTCCGACGCCTGAATGAAAATATCGAAATAGTGGTGGCTGACGGTGGATTGGGACACACCACCCTGGCGGCCATCAAGGACTCGCAGACCATCAAGGTGGAATCCCCACCGGGCAGAGGCAGGCAAATGAATGCCGGTGCTGCCGTGGCAAGCGGTGACATATTGCTGTTTCTCCATGCCGATACCGTGCTGCCTGACAGGGCTTTCCCCGCCATAACCGAAACAATAGACCGAGGCATCGAAGCCGGCGCCTTCAGGCTGTCAATTGACTCATCGCGACTCTCGCTGGCCGTGATCTCGTGGTTTGCCAATCTCCGCAGCAGTTGGGAGCGCGTCCCCTATGGCGATCAGGCCCAGTTCATTTTGGCCGATCGCTTTCGAGCCATGGGAGGATTTGCCGACATTCCGATCATGGAAGATGTTGAACTTTTCAAGCGAATCCGCATGGAAGGATTGCCCATAACTATTTTGCAGGATACAGTAAAAACATCACCCCGCCGTTGGGAGCGAGAGGGACCTCTGCGGCGGACACTGACCAACTGGTGGTTACGCATTCAATATGCGTTCGGCGTATCGCCTTCCAGGTTGGCAAACCATTACCGCCCCCACAAGGACGACACCGAATAA
- a CDS encoding pyridoxamine 5'-phosphate oxidase family protein, whose translation MGKRVSDDAEAIRNVLDKADVLWLALTDETGPYCVPVNFAMEEGVIYIHSGKKGRKAAILNTEAQVAFSAAVDVEAKTGDTICSYGYRFRSVAGTGIPRLLEADEARVGLDIIIRKYAGKLMPYTDKMLAATAVYAIPMENASVRIKE comes from the coding sequence GTGGGAAAACGCGTATCAGATGATGCCGAAGCAATCCGGAATGTACTGGATAAAGCCGACGTCCTGTGGTTGGCATTGACCGATGAAACAGGCCCGTACTGTGTGCCTGTCAATTTTGCCATGGAGGAGGGTGTCATATACATCCATTCGGGCAAAAAAGGGCGCAAGGCGGCTATTCTGAATACGGAAGCGCAGGTCGCTTTTTCCGCGGCTGTTGACGTCGAAGCCAAGACCGGTGATACCATTTGCAGCTATGGCTACCGTTTTCGTTCTGTCGCAGGAACCGGCATCCCCCGACTGCTGGAGGCTGATGAGGCCCGGGTCGGACTGGATATCATTATTCGCAAATATGCCGGTAAGCTCATGCCATACACAGACAAGATGCTGGCTGCCACCGCAGTCTATGCCATTCCCATGGAAAACGCATCTGTTCGGATCAAGGAGTAA